The Lactuca sativa cultivar Salinas chromosome 2, Lsat_Salinas_v11, whole genome shotgun sequence genome includes a window with the following:
- the LOC111886279 gene encoding uncharacterized protein LOC111886279, producing the protein MPKYAKFLKELLTNRRKMEEVKKVVLNENCSAAMLNKLPKKKGDPGSLTLPCQFGNLATIHALADSGASVNLMPYSFFKKLDHPEPRPIRMTIHLANKTVTFTRGICEDLLVKVEKFVFPTDFIILDMEVDPQVPIILGRPFLNTVSAIIDMRDSKLTLRVEDDSVTFGVDQTMKHSRNSDDMAFSIDMLDELMEECDNEDPNKSTIFDGKFDAEKDLLEIERLLEEAEYEELMKQSDKSTRRVHAKRKLNS; encoded by the coding sequence ATGCCAAAATATGCAaaattccttaaggaacttctcaCTAATAGAAGGAAGATGGAGGAAGTAAAAAAGGTAGTTCTTAATGAGAACTGCTCAGCTGCCATGCTAAACAAGCTACCAAAGAAGAAGGGTGACCCGGGAAGCTTGACTTTGCCTTGCCAATTTGGTAACTTGGCTACCATTCATGCTTTGGCCGATTCGGGAGCAAGTGTGAACCTCATGCCGTATTCATTCTTCAAGAAGCTGGATCACCCGGAACCAAGGCCAATTCGTATGACGATTCACTTAGCAAACAAGACGGTCACCTTTACAAGAGGAATATGTGAAGACTTATTGGTCAAGGTGGAAAAGTTTGTATTTCCCACAGATTTTATAATTCTAGACATGGAGGTGGATCCTCAAGTCCCGATCATCCTTGGAAGACCTTTCCTCAACACGGTAAGTGCTATAATAGACATGAGAGACTCGAAGCTTACTTTACGGGTAGAAGATGATTCAGTCACTTTTGGGGTTGATCAAACTATGAAGCATTCAAGGAATAGTGATGACATGGCGTTCTCAATTGACATGCTTGATGAATTGATGGAGGAATGCGATAATGAAGATCCCAACAAGTCCACCATTTTTGATGGAAAATTTGATGCTGAAAAAGACTTACTGGAGATCGAGAGGCTGCTGGaagaagctgagtatgaagaattgATGAAGCAATCTGAcaaatcaactcgccgagtccatgcgaaGAGAAAATTGAATTCGTGA
- the LOC111886329 gene encoding acyl-coenzyme A thioesterase 2, chloroplastic isoform X1, translated as MRALRFGYGVAVTTLTKKLRYPSLYTTRFLLLNHNYDYRCRNPHKSLNLSSKNPQIFNRLFCSFRSYSSSGPPDPPSISGIDPNSVASTVSCPNSQRLQDDDVSAIDAGSSLRKPVCMWPGMYHSPATNALWQARSIFDTPSSDVDSITEKTPSHSRTTILYPFSSDYILREQYRNPWNGIRAGKLLEDLDALAGTISFKHCFNNAGMADSLLLVTASVDKMVIKKPILVDIDLKIVGAVTWVGRSSMEIQLEVLQPTEETSDPLDSQALVANFTFVARDSKTGKSAIINQITPETEREKSLWKEAEERNKLRKKRRQEKKKEIENEKEAERLNALLAEGRVFIDMPALADRDSILIKDTCLQNSLVCQPQQRNTHGRIFGGFLMRRAFELAFATAYTFAGSAPLFLEVDHVDFLKPVDVGNFLRLKSCVLFTELENPDKPLINVEVVAHVTRPEFRSAEVSNKFYFTFTTSSDAMRNGRIRSVVPATEEEARRIIERMDAEKQM; from the exons ATGAGAGCACTAAGATTCGGTTATGGTGTTGCTGTTACAACATTAACGAAAAAACTCAGATACCCATCACTGTACACCACTCGTTTTCTCCTTTTGAATCACAATTACGATTATCGATGTCGTAACCCACACAAAAGCTTGAATCTTTCCTCGAAAAATCCCCAAATATTCAATCGTTTGTTTTGTAGTTTCAGGTCATATTCCTCTTCGGGGCCACCAGACCCACCTTCGATCAGCGGAATCGATCCCAATTCTGTTGCCTCCACTGTATCTTGCCCTAATTCTCAACGTCTTCAAGATGACGATGTGTCCGCCATTGACGCCGGTTCTTCCTTGCGCAAGCCTGTCTGTATGTGGCCTGGTATGTATCATTCACCGGCCACAAATGCTCTTTGGCAAGCGAGATCCATTTTCGACACCCCTTCTTCGGATGTCGACTCCATTACTGAAAAAACTCCATCGCACAGCCGGACTACCATTCTTTACCCTTTTTCTTCCGATTACATTCTCAGAGAACAGTACAGGAATCCATGGAACGGAATTCGTGCGGGGAAATTGCTTGAAGACCTTGATGCTCTCGCGGGTACCATCTCCTTCAAA CACTGCTTCAATAATGCAGGCATGGCGGATTCCTTGTTGCTAGTGACTGCTTCTGTGGACAAAATGGTTATCAAAAAGCCGATTCTTGTTGACATTGATTTGAAAATAGTTGGAGCTGTTACTTGGGTTGGTCGTTCTTCCATGGAGATTCAGTTAGAAGTCCTTCAACCCACTGAAGAAACATCCGATCCTCTAGACTCGCAAGCTTTAGTCGCCAACTTCACTTTTGTGGCGCGTGATTCCAAAACTGGAAAATCAGCAATAATCAATCAAATCACACCCGAGACTGAAAGGGAGAAATCCCTATGGAAAGAAGCAGAAGAGAGGAACAAATTAAGGAAAAAGAGAAGACAAGAAAAGAAGAAGGAGATTGAAAACGAAAAGGAAGCAGAGAGGCTGAATGCATTGTTGGCTGAAGGACGTGTGTTCATTGACATGCCAGCTTTGGCTGATAGAGATAGTATTCTTATAAAGGACACGTGTCTACAAAACTCATTGGTATGTCAGCCACAACAAAGGAACACCCATGGAAGAATTTTTGGAGGGTTTTTGATGCGTAGAGCTTTTGAGCTTGCTTTTGCAACCGCTTATACTTTTGCTGGAAGTGCACCACTCTTTCTTGAGGTTGATCATGTTGATTTCTTGAAACCT GTGGACGTTGGAAATTTTTTGCGATTGAAGTCATGTGTTTTGTTCACAGAACTTGAGAATCCGGACAAACCGTTGATCAATGTGGAAGTGGTTGCTCATGTGACAAGGCCCGAGTTTAGATCTGCTGAG GTATCCAACAAGTTCTACTTCACATTTACAACTTCTTCAGATGCCATGAGAAATGGTAGGATTCGTAGTGTTGTTCCAGCTACAGAGGAGGAGGCGCGTCGCATTATTGAGCGCATGGATGCTGAGAAACAAATGTAA
- the LOC111886329 gene encoding acyl-coenzyme A thioesterase 2, chloroplastic isoform X3 has protein sequence MRALRFGYGVAVTTLTKKLRYPSLSYSSSGPPDPPSISGIDPNSVASTVSCPNSQRLQDDDVSAIDAGSSLRKPVCMWPGMYHSPATNALWQARSIFDTPSSDVDSITEKTPSHSRTTILYPFSSDYILREQYRNPWNGIRAGKLLEDLDALAGTISFKHCFNNAGMADSLLLVTASVDKMVIKKPILVDIDLKIVGAVTWVGRSSMEIQLEVLQPTEETSDPLDSQALVANFTFVARDSKTGKSAIINQITPETEREKSLWKEAEERNKLRKKRRQEKKKEIENEKEAERLNALLAEGRVFIDMPALADRDSILIKDTCLQNSLVCQPQQRNTHGRIFGGFLMRRAFELAFATAYTFAGSAPLFLEVDHVDFLKPVDVGNFLRLKSCVLFTELENPDKPLINVEVVAHVTRPEFRSAEVSNKFYFTFTTSSDAMRNGRIRSVVPATEEEARRIIERMDAEKQM, from the exons ATGAGAGCACTAAGATTCGGTTATGGTGTTGCTGTTACAACATTAACGAAAAAACTCAGATACCCATCACT GTCATATTCCTCTTCGGGGCCACCAGACCCACCTTCGATCAGCGGAATCGATCCCAATTCTGTTGCCTCCACTGTATCTTGCCCTAATTCTCAACGTCTTCAAGATGACGATGTGTCCGCCATTGACGCCGGTTCTTCCTTGCGCAAGCCTGTCTGTATGTGGCCTGGTATGTATCATTCACCGGCCACAAATGCTCTTTGGCAAGCGAGATCCATTTTCGACACCCCTTCTTCGGATGTCGACTCCATTACTGAAAAAACTCCATCGCACAGCCGGACTACCATTCTTTACCCTTTTTCTTCCGATTACATTCTCAGAGAACAGTACAGGAATCCATGGAACGGAATTCGTGCGGGGAAATTGCTTGAAGACCTTGATGCTCTCGCGGGTACCATCTCCTTCAAA CACTGCTTCAATAATGCAGGCATGGCGGATTCCTTGTTGCTAGTGACTGCTTCTGTGGACAAAATGGTTATCAAAAAGCCGATTCTTGTTGACATTGATTTGAAAATAGTTGGAGCTGTTACTTGGGTTGGTCGTTCTTCCATGGAGATTCAGTTAGAAGTCCTTCAACCCACTGAAGAAACATCCGATCCTCTAGACTCGCAAGCTTTAGTCGCCAACTTCACTTTTGTGGCGCGTGATTCCAAAACTGGAAAATCAGCAATAATCAATCAAATCACACCCGAGACTGAAAGGGAGAAATCCCTATGGAAAGAAGCAGAAGAGAGGAACAAATTAAGGAAAAAGAGAAGACAAGAAAAGAAGAAGGAGATTGAAAACGAAAAGGAAGCAGAGAGGCTGAATGCATTGTTGGCTGAAGGACGTGTGTTCATTGACATGCCAGCTTTGGCTGATAGAGATAGTATTCTTATAAAGGACACGTGTCTACAAAACTCATTGGTATGTCAGCCACAACAAAGGAACACCCATGGAAGAATTTTTGGAGGGTTTTTGATGCGTAGAGCTTTTGAGCTTGCTTTTGCAACCGCTTATACTTTTGCTGGAAGTGCACCACTCTTTCTTGAGGTTGATCATGTTGATTTCTTGAAACCT GTGGACGTTGGAAATTTTTTGCGATTGAAGTCATGTGTTTTGTTCACAGAACTTGAGAATCCGGACAAACCGTTGATCAATGTGGAAGTGGTTGCTCATGTGACAAGGCCCGAGTTTAGATCTGCTGAG GTATCCAACAAGTTCTACTTCACATTTACAACTTCTTCAGATGCCATGAGAAATGGTAGGATTCGTAGTGTTGTTCCAGCTACAGAGGAGGAGGCGCGTCGCATTATTGAGCGCATGGATGCTGAGAAACAAATGTAA
- the LOC111886329 gene encoding acyl-coenzyme A thioesterase 2, chloroplastic isoform X2 — protein MRALRFGYGVAVTTLTKKLRYPSLFRSYSSSGPPDPPSISGIDPNSVASTVSCPNSQRLQDDDVSAIDAGSSLRKPVCMWPGMYHSPATNALWQARSIFDTPSSDVDSITEKTPSHSRTTILYPFSSDYILREQYRNPWNGIRAGKLLEDLDALAGTISFKHCFNNAGMADSLLLVTASVDKMVIKKPILVDIDLKIVGAVTWVGRSSMEIQLEVLQPTEETSDPLDSQALVANFTFVARDSKTGKSAIINQITPETEREKSLWKEAEERNKLRKKRRQEKKKEIENEKEAERLNALLAEGRVFIDMPALADRDSILIKDTCLQNSLVCQPQQRNTHGRIFGGFLMRRAFELAFATAYTFAGSAPLFLEVDHVDFLKPVDVGNFLRLKSCVLFTELENPDKPLINVEVVAHVTRPEFRSAEVSNKFYFTFTTSSDAMRNGRIRSVVPATEEEARRIIERMDAEKQM, from the exons ATGAGAGCACTAAGATTCGGTTATGGTGTTGCTGTTACAACATTAACGAAAAAACTCAGATACCCATCACT TTTCAGGTCATATTCCTCTTCGGGGCCACCAGACCCACCTTCGATCAGCGGAATCGATCCCAATTCTGTTGCCTCCACTGTATCTTGCCCTAATTCTCAACGTCTTCAAGATGACGATGTGTCCGCCATTGACGCCGGTTCTTCCTTGCGCAAGCCTGTCTGTATGTGGCCTGGTATGTATCATTCACCGGCCACAAATGCTCTTTGGCAAGCGAGATCCATTTTCGACACCCCTTCTTCGGATGTCGACTCCATTACTGAAAAAACTCCATCGCACAGCCGGACTACCATTCTTTACCCTTTTTCTTCCGATTACATTCTCAGAGAACAGTACAGGAATCCATGGAACGGAATTCGTGCGGGGAAATTGCTTGAAGACCTTGATGCTCTCGCGGGTACCATCTCCTTCAAA CACTGCTTCAATAATGCAGGCATGGCGGATTCCTTGTTGCTAGTGACTGCTTCTGTGGACAAAATGGTTATCAAAAAGCCGATTCTTGTTGACATTGATTTGAAAATAGTTGGAGCTGTTACTTGGGTTGGTCGTTCTTCCATGGAGATTCAGTTAGAAGTCCTTCAACCCACTGAAGAAACATCCGATCCTCTAGACTCGCAAGCTTTAGTCGCCAACTTCACTTTTGTGGCGCGTGATTCCAAAACTGGAAAATCAGCAATAATCAATCAAATCACACCCGAGACTGAAAGGGAGAAATCCCTATGGAAAGAAGCAGAAGAGAGGAACAAATTAAGGAAAAAGAGAAGACAAGAAAAGAAGAAGGAGATTGAAAACGAAAAGGAAGCAGAGAGGCTGAATGCATTGTTGGCTGAAGGACGTGTGTTCATTGACATGCCAGCTTTGGCTGATAGAGATAGTATTCTTATAAAGGACACGTGTCTACAAAACTCATTGGTATGTCAGCCACAACAAAGGAACACCCATGGAAGAATTTTTGGAGGGTTTTTGATGCGTAGAGCTTTTGAGCTTGCTTTTGCAACCGCTTATACTTTTGCTGGAAGTGCACCACTCTTTCTTGAGGTTGATCATGTTGATTTCTTGAAACCT GTGGACGTTGGAAATTTTTTGCGATTGAAGTCATGTGTTTTGTTCACAGAACTTGAGAATCCGGACAAACCGTTGATCAATGTGGAAGTGGTTGCTCATGTGACAAGGCCCGAGTTTAGATCTGCTGAG GTATCCAACAAGTTCTACTTCACATTTACAACTTCTTCAGATGCCATGAGAAATGGTAGGATTCGTAGTGTTGTTCCAGCTACAGAGGAGGAGGCGCGTCGCATTATTGAGCGCATGGATGCTGAGAAACAAATGTAA